Within the Vicinamibacteria bacterium genome, the region GCTCGGGGTCGTGCCGTTCCGCATGACCGGAGTGAAGCCGCGAGGGTGTCCATCCATTCCCGGGCTGTCATCGTTTCTCGAGCTCAACGTCCGGACCTATGTCGTCGCCAGAGGCAAGCGGGGTGTCTGGTTCTTCAGCCTCGACGCGTCGAGCCGGCTC harbors:
- a CDS encoding DUF2071 domain-containing protein → MTWHDLLFAHFRVPEKALTPLIPSGLALDTFEGETWLGVVPFRMTGVKPRGCPSIPGLSSFLELNVRTYVVARGKRGVWFFSLDASSRL